From Aedes albopictus strain Foshan chromosome 1, AalbF5, whole genome shotgun sequence, one genomic window encodes:
- the LOC109422794 gene encoding uncharacterized protein LOC109422794: MSEDAATHNCGACRNPDSADAGMVACDDCCVWFHYSCAGVSPEVAKRPWKCKTCLAPLGTTPLNTGASKKNPKTASAGKRGEDGKSVRSNVGAKAGKNGARNAPPPNGADFNPKDPAKDVGIAKSVRTTSSNARLQAQLTLQRLEEEALLEKRKMDEERRQLEEERALMEKERAIRSREIAAQEKYIQAKFELETRLAEEDGSARLSVAAGPAKVHDWLKANQMQLGAGLKVPEDEKEPKPVESLKVPLQNYDLRSESSPKLSVINDFVPEQRNLVGRAERGEEPEDDGQCFRQESPSFAGSVARSVPREVGPTAEQLSARQIWPKKLPSFSGDPEDWPLFYSSYETGNTACGFSNIENLIRLRECLRGPAREAVLTKLMFPHSVPSIIETLRRLYGRPELLVKNLLQKVRRLETPKPERLDTLMAFGMAVNQLCDHLEAANLQGHLFNPTLLEELVEKLPATVKLEWVRFKRMYRHPSLKEFGEFMETLVADASEVTTLVQPKPGASKLDKLPRREKGQVFTHVSSSVESNTERQPCPICGGTDHRVRNCEKFKQMDVESRIKAVERWKLCGVCLHDHGKWRCRTKIRCDVSGCQGRHHPLLHSSVTPVQGVTQVHERLNKSVLFRIIPLTLHHGSRSYDTYAFLDEGSNMTLVEADLIRELGIEGVPEPLELKWTSDIGRTEYSSRRADIIVTGKGPTNCYRLNSAHTVDCLNLPRQSLSIEDLHERYPYLRDVPVTSYEMAVPRVLIGLDNIELFSPLESRTGGSDGPIAVRCLLGWTIYGPVAIGSVTPGVVSVHRCGCNKDIDLNEIVRKQYVLEDAGISPFPLPEPTEEKRAREILERTTVKVNGQYETGLLWKTDDITLPDSRPMAFSRLRSLEAKLMKDPELRSNVHNQINEYLRKGYAHKATEEELAAMNEQQVWFLPLNVVTHPRKPDKKRLVWDAAARVNGVSLNSQLLKGPDQLVTLPSVICKFRERSIGFGGDVREMFHQLKMRQSDKRFQLFLFRFDTSKPPDVYMMDVATFGATCSPCSALYVMRLNADSCKEEFPAACDAIKEKTYMDDYYDSLNTPEEAGMRALQVREVHARAGFEMRNWVSNSPKVLEILGETVEMKSLPITADKQTAERVLGMTWEPTEDVFLFSVDLQEHLMDYVLGNRRPTKRTALRCIMSFFDPLGLLSPYLIHGKVIMQDLWRAGIDWDTEVGESEFAKWTEWTKILPKLNSIKVPRCYFEQVRPEDLSQLQLHVFTDASEQAYGCAAYLRSVSEGKVRCILVMGKSKVAPLKALSIPRMELQAAVLGSRLLDSICSNHTLKITDRYLWTDSSTVLSWIRADHRKFKPYVAHRVGEILSLTQPDQWHWVASRNNVADCLTKWCKDTEPTSDSRWFNGPNFLYDSEDSWLTKDIGPSRADEELRPCFVLHHTIASSCIIDVSRFSRWETILRTVALVKRFISNCQRRLRGLPLEAVNVTENVLKSVIRTTPALRVPLRQKEYVDAENLLFRIAQTDSYPDEMEILLNNRDKPSDKWLNLEKSSALFKLSPFVDEFGVLRVEGRTAHAMYAAFDARFPVIMPKSHPLTVLLLNHYHRRYGHANRETVVNQVRQRFEISHLRTTIDKAVKGCQWCKINKCKPQPPRMAPLPEQRLTPYIRPFSYVGLDYLGPLEVAVGRRREKRYVAVFTCLVVRAVHLEVVHDLSTPSCIMAIRRFVRRRGSPVEIFSDNGTNFVGASRILADQIRRINVDCADTFTDASTKWTFNPPGAPHMGGAWERMVRSVKEAMRALDDGRKLNDEILLTVLAEAESFINSRPLTYMPQESGGTEALTPNHFIFGSSSGAHNPLRTPVDLAEALRNSYKRSQYLSDAVWDRWLKEYFPTVNKRSKWFCDTTPVKVGDLVYVTEGKRRTWVRGKVEGLITNKDGRIRQVIVKTASGTFKRPVVKLAVMEILEDGESRASHPEIPPDSRGGECYGNTDYGAQIMDENRRE, translated from the coding sequence ATGAGCGAGGATGCCGCTACCCATAATTGCGGAGCCTGTAGAAACCCCGATTCTGCTGATGCGGGCATGGTAGCATGTGATGATTGCTGCGTCTGGTTCCATTACTCTTGCGCAGGAGTTTCGCCCGAAGTAGCCAAGCGACCGTGGAAATGTAAAACCTGCCTTGCCCCACTCGGAACGACTCCACTCAACACCGGAGCGAGCAAGAAGAATCCTAAAACCGCCTCTGCTGGTAAAAGGGGCGAGGATGGTAAAAGTGTTCGCAGCAATGTAGGTGCTAAAGCAGGTAAGAACGGTGCTAGGAACGCCCCTCCGCCAAACGGTGCCGATTTTAACCCGAAGGACCCAGCAAAGGATGTCGGCATAGCGAAGTCAGTGAGAACCACTTCGTCGAACGCCAGATTACAAGCGCAGTTGACCTTACAGCGCTTGGAGGAAGAAGCCTTGCTGGAGAAACGTAAGATGGATGAAGAGCGAAGGCAGTTGGAAGAGGAAAGAGCCTTGATGGAAAAGGAGCGAGCAATTCGCAGCAGAGAAATTGCGGCTCAAGAAAAGTACATTCAAGCGAAATTCGAACTTGAAACGCGCCTTGCCGAAGAAGACGGTAGTGCCCGTCTCAGTGTCGCAGCCGGCCCGGCAAAAGTTCACGATTGGCTAAAAGCGAATCAGATGCAGCTTGGTGCAGGTTTAAAGGTCCCGGAGGACGAAAAGGAACCAAAGCCGGTCGAAAGCCTGAAGGTCCCATTGCAAAACTACGATCTACGTTCTGAATCAAGTCCGAAACTGTCAGTGATCAACGATTTTGTTCCTGAACAACGGAACCTCGTAGGAAGAGCCGAACGTGGAGAAGAACCGGAAGACGATGGTCAGTGTTTCCGCCAAGAAAGCCCGAGTTTTGCTGGTTCAGTTGCTAGAAGTGTACCGAGGGAGGTAGGGCCCACAGCCGAGCAGCTATCGGCGCGACAGATTTGGCCAAAGAAATTACCGAGTTTTTCGGGAGACCCCGAAGATTGGCCACTATTCTATAGCAGTTACGAAACGGGAAACACTGCTTGTGGATTTTCAAATATCGAAAACCTGATTCGATTACGAGAGTGCCTTCGCGGACCGGCTCGAGAAGCGGTTCTGACAAAGCTGATGTTTCCTCACAGTGTCCCTTCGATTATTGAAACACTACGCCGTTTGTATGGAAGGCCAGAGCTACTCGTGAAAAACCTTCTACAAAAAGTGCGACGTTTGGAGACACCTAAACCGGAACGGCTTGACACTTTGATGGCCTTCGGGATGGCCGTTAATCAACTGTGCGACCACCTAGAAGCGGCCAATCTACAAGGGCATCTGTTCAACCCAACGCTTCTCGAAGAACTGGTGGAGAAATTACCGGCGACCGTGAAACTGGAATGGGTTCGGTTCAAAAGGATGTATAGGCACCCATCGCTTAAGGAGTTTGGCGAATTCATGGAGACATTGGTAGCCGATGCTAGTGAAGTTACCACTCTAGTTCAACCGAAGCCAGGAGCTTCTAAATTGGACAAACTACCGCGCCGGGAGAAAGGACAAGTCTTCACCCATGTTTCGTCGTCGGTTGAGAGCAATACCGAAAGGCAGCCCTGTCCCATATGCGGCGGAACAGACCATCGAGTTCGGAACTGTGAGAAGTTCAAGCAAATGGACGTGGAAAGCAGGATAAAGGCTGTAGAACGATGGAAACTATGTGGAGTGTGTCTCCATGACCATGGAAAGTGGAGATGCCGTACGAAGATCCGCTGTGACGTCTCCGGTTGCCAAGGACGCCACCATCCGTTGCTGCACAGTTCGGTCACGCCGGTACAGGGAGTCACACAAGTTCATGAGCGGTTGAACAAATCTGTTCTCTTCAGAATCATACCGCTGACACTTCATCACGGTTCTCGGAGCTACGACACGTATGCATTTTTGGATGAAGGATCCAATATGACACTAGTAGAGGCTGACTTGATCCGAGAGCTAGGTATCGAAGGTGTACCGGAACCGCTCGAACTAAAATGGACTTCGGACATCGGGCGAACCGAGTATTCATCGCGACGCGCTGATATTATCGTCACGGGCAAAGGGCCGACAAATTGCTACCGTTTGAACTCAGCCCACACTGTGGACTGCCTCAATCTACCACGTCAGAGTCTATCGATCGAGGATTTGCACGAACGTTATCCGTATCTACGAGATGTTCCCGTGACGTCGTACGAGATGGCCGTCCCTCGAGTTCTCATTGGACTGGACAACATCGAACTGTTTTCTCCTCTAGAATCTCGGACAGGCGGATCTGATGGACCGATAGCGGTTAGGTGCCTACTTGGATGGACAATCTACGGACCGGTCGCGATCGGATCTGTTACACCCGGCGTCGTCAGCGTACATAGATGTGGTTGTAATAAGGATATAGATCTGAATGAAATAGTTCGTAAGCAGTACGTGCTTGAAGATGCTGGAATTTCGCCTTTTCCGTTGCCGGAACCTACAGAGGAGAAGCGCGCCCGAGAGATTTTGGAGCGCACTACGGTTAAAGTCAACGGGCAATATGAAACTGGGCTCCTATGGAAGACGGACGATATAACACTGCCGGACAGCCGTCCGATGGCCTTCTCCAGATTGCGAAGTTTGGAGGCAAAGTTAATGAAAGACCCCGAATTGCGATCGAATGTGCACAACCAAATCAACGAGTACCTCCGTAAGGGATACGCACATAAGGCCACTGAAGAAGAGCTCGCTGCAATGAATGAACAACAGGTATGGTTTTTGCCGCTGAATGTGGTGACCCACCCGAGGAAGCCCGACAAGAAACGTCTAGTTTGGGATGCTGCGGCTCGCGTGAACGGCGTTTCACTCAATTCACAACTGTTGAAAGGGCCGGACCAACTCGTTACATTACCCTCCGTTATCTGCAAGTTTCGAGAACGCAGCATTGGATTCGGAGGGGACGTGAGGGAAATGTTTCATCAGCTGAAGATGAGGCAATCCGACAAGCGTTTCCAGCTGTTCCTCTTCAGATTCGACACCAGTAAACCACCTGACGTGTATATGATGGACGTCGCGACCTTCGGAGCAACATGCTCCCCATGCTCTGCATTGTACGTCATGAGATTGAACGCCGATAGCTGCAAAGAAGAGTTCCCGGCCGCTTGTGATGCCATAAAAGAGAAAACATACATGGATGACTATTATGACAGCCTCAATACGCCGGAGGAGGCTGGGATGCGAGCCTTACAAGTGAGGGAAGTTCATGCACGAGCCGGGTTTGAGATGAGGAATTGGGTGAGCAACAGTCCCAAGGTCCtcgaaattctcggagaaacggTGGAGATGAAATCGCTCCCAATCACGGCGGATAAGCAGACAGCTGAGAGAGTGCTAGGCATGACCTGGGAGCCTACTGAGGATGTCTTCCTGTTTTCAGTTGATCTGCAGGAACATTTGATGGATTACGTCTTAGGGAATCGACGTCCGACTAAAAGAACAGCGTTACGGTGCATTATGAGCTTCTTTGATCCGCTCGGTCTCTTGTCACCATACCTTATCCATGGAAAGGTTATAATGCAAGATCTATGGCGCGCTGGTATTGATTGGGATACGGAGGTAGGAGAAAGTGAGTTCGCCAAATGGACGGAATGgaccaaaattcttccaaaattgaaTAGCATCAAAGTGCCTCGATGCTATTTTGAGCAAGTACGACCCGAGGACCTTTCGCAGCTGCAGCTGCACGTGTTCACAGACGCTAGTGAACAAGCATACGGGTGTGCAGCATATTTGCGATCCGTTTCAGAGGGAAAAGTGCGGTGCATTCTAGTCATGGGCAAGAGCAAAGTAGCTCCGCTCAAGGCCCTATCAATCCCTCGAATGGAACTGCAAGCAGCGGTTCTTGGATCGAGGCTTTTGGACAGCATTTGTTCCAACCACACGTTGAAGATTACAGACCGCTATCTGTGGACGGATTCCAGCACTGTGCTCAGCTGGATTCGTGCTGACCATCGAAAGTTCAAGCCATACGTCGCACATCGTGTGGGGGAGATTCTTTCCCTTACTCAACCCGATCAATGGCACTGGGTCGCATCACGAAACAACGTCGCGGACTGTTTAACGAAGTGGTGCAAAGATACGGAGCCTACCTCGGATAGCAGGTGGTTCAATGGACCGAACTTCCTCTACGATTCGGAAGATAGTTGGCTGACTAAGGACATCGGACCATCGAGAGCAGATGAAGAGTTGAGACCATGTTTTGTTCTGCACCACACCATCGCATCAAGCTGTATAATCGATGTGAGCCGCTTTTCCAGATGGGAGACAATACTTCGGACCGTAGCACTCGTCAAGCGGTTCATCTCCAACTGCCAACGACGCCTACGAGGACTTCCGTTAGAAGCTGTGAACGTCACTGAAAACGTACTGAAATCTGTGATTCGGACAACACCCGCACTCAGGGTACCATTACGGCAAAAGGAATATGTGGATGCAGAAAACCTATTATTTCGGATCGCACAAACGGATAGCTACCCGGATGAGATGGAAATACTACTGAATAACCGAGACAAACCTAGTGACAAATGGCTGAACTTGGAAAAGTCAAGCGCACTCTTCAAATTATCGCCGTTCGTGGACGAATTCGGGGTTCTGAGAGTAGAAGGGCGTACCGCTCATGCCATGTACGCCGCATTCGACGCCCGTTTCCCAGTTATAATGCCGAAAAGTCATCCTCTTACTGTATTACTTCTGAACCACTACCATCGTCGCTACGGACATGCAAATAGAGAAACAGTAGTTAACCAGGTGCGCCAGCGGTTCGAGATTTCACATCTACGTACAACAATCGACAAAGCGGTTAAGGGATGTCAGTGGTGTAAAATCAACAAATGCAAGCCACAACCGCCGAGGATGGCTCCCCTACCGGAGCAGCGCCTGACGCCGTATATCCGACCTTTCAGCTATGTAGGTTTGGACTACCTAGGTCCGCTGGAAGTTGCAGTAGGAAGGCGTAGGGAGAAAAGATATGTGGCAGTGTTCACTTGTCTCGTTGTCCGCGCAGTCCACCTCGAAGTCGTCCACGATTTATCCACACCATCCTGCATAATGGCGATTAGGAGATTCGTTCGCAGAAGGGGATCGCCTGTGGAAATATTTTCCGACAACGGAACCAACTTTGTTGGTGCTAGTCGGATATTAGCAGACCAGATAAGGAGAATTAACGTCGACTGTGCGGATACGTTTACGGACGCTAGCACCAAGTGGACCTTTAACCCTCCTGGGGCACCCCACATGGGTGGCGCCTGGGAGCGCATGGTGAGAAGCGTAAAAGAAGCTATGCGAGCCTTGGACGATGGAAGGAAGCTTAACGATGAAATTCTGTTAACCGTTTTGGCGGAAGCGGAAAGCTTCATAAATTCACGGCCTCTTACATATATGCCCCAGGAGTCAGGGGGTACTGAAGCACTAACACCGAATCATTTTATTTTCGGAAGCTCATCAGGTGCTCACAATCCGTTAAGGACTCCAGTGGATTTGGCCGAGGCTCTTCGTAACAGCTATAAGCGATCGCAGTATTTGTCTGATGCCGTTTGGGACCGATGGTTGAAGGAATATTTTCCAACAGTCAACAAAAGGTCTAAATGGTTTTGCGACACAACGCCGGTGAAAGTTGGCGACTTAGTCTACGTGACGGAAGGCAAGAGAAGAACTTGGGTTCGTGGCAAGGTGGAAGGATTGATTACCAACAAGGACGGAAGGATACGCCAGGTCATTGTGAAAACAGCCTCAGGAACGTTCAAACGGCCAGTAGTGAAACTGGCAGTTATGGAGATTTTGGAAGATGGTGAATCCAGAGCAAGCCATCCGGAGATTCCACCGGATTCACGGGGAGGGGAATGTTATGGCAACACTGACTATGGAGCTCAAATCATGGATGAGAATCGGCGTGAGTGA